The Anoplolepis gracilipes chromosome 7, ASM4749672v1, whole genome shotgun sequence genome segment TATATCATAACAAAACACATGATATATACCATTTTTATCCATTTCAGTTTCATCAGAGCTAGAGAAATCTGCAAAGCGTTTTGGCTTAATCTTGCGTCCACTGCGACTAACTACCTCTTTAGGTGATTCCTCGCCTTGTGAATCTAAAGCAGCTTCTTGCTTCGATGAATCATTTGTGGCtttccctctaccacgtttcTTCTTCACTTCTGGAGTATCCTATAATCATGTGTTATTTCCCATGtgttatatttgatttttgtaatagatatgtgttataaataatattgtaaggAATAATCGCACAAACTATTTAAgctttaaaaatgtttgtcaGCAAttcctaaattttttttggagTATATTCATCAATAACTGTTTTTTTGGCACAGTATTGTGAAGAATGTATTGCATACTCCAaagtttttttactattattgtaCAAACATTGCTTACAGGAGTACTGGAGGTAGTAGTAACAGATTTcctttttaaagatttttttttatctccttCATCTATCATTAAGGAACCAGATTCCATGTCACTATCTGTAGCACTAGCAGTTGGTAATTCTGTTGCATCAGCACCTttgaataaaacataaaatgatttatttttaaaataattattttaaactattaaatttaaactaataaatataactagtaataatataaataattattattaagataatattagtCACCTTTAATAGCAGCGATATCTGCCAAAGGCTTATTTCTGTCATTTTTAAGTTCTTGTTCAAGTTGTTGTATGCCctcatgaaaaaattttcgtcGACTAggtttgcaaaattttgctttattttcagTATAGGTATACAATTCTTCAACCTTGCAAACagctctaaaattaaatattcaagtttgattaaatatcatgaaaatattctttggtaAATATGATAAACACTAATATACAGTATAcagagtataattatattaatatatcaaagaaattaaatttgtaaacaaCTGATAATATTACTTACGTTTCTCCTGTACCATAAAAGTAGACACTATATTTAGCATTCTTCGAATTTGGGTCACTAACTTTTTCAACCTGCAAACAGGTAGACAATATATATGAgtcatatttgtatataatttatatataatgtacaaagttgcaatatatatttgaaattatgtatatttttgtgcatcatatacatatgtatacatatatatatatatatatatataattctacagatataaataatcttaaagattatattataattatttacagttatagacaattatagaatatttataaattatatatataaattttttaatcaaatttaattatattaacataaatataagcagctatacattaaatattataatcatataaaatacaacTTAGCGAAATGTCATCCATTCCATATAAATCCCGCGCTTTTCTTACTCTTATATGGGAAACGCGATTTTAAACATCAAAACATGACCGCGTACACACGAGATGATCTAAGACGATCTAGAATCAATTGATATTCGTCTTTGCATCATCGTAATCGGATATTTGCGAGAAATGAGATACGATAACATCGCATTCGGTATTAGGCATTTTTGTGTTTCGTCGTAGAAGGACATCGCGTCTGGATACTCACTTTGGCTGGCCATGGCGGGTAACCTCGAACCTTCGCAAACACCTTGTCACCGGAGAAGAATTTCTTCACCAGCTTCACCATGATTACGAACGACCCGCGATCGCGGCACCAATCTGTCTTATCGCACTCTTTCGGTCACCGAACGCTGTTTTTAATGATATGGCGTAGTTAATTTCGAGGTAACATCTCACAAAATACCACGACAACCGCCATTTGCACGATACGTACACATCGAAAAACACGCTCGATACGACGCTCAATCTGATTCGTCGCCGAACGTTAAGGCCATGcatgtgaaaaattttgatcgTAACCGTAAGCAAATCGACTAATCACAATCGAGTATTTTGAGACGTATAAGAATGTTCGACTGTGATTGGTCCATCTTGTCAATGGCTTAGTGACAGATCACAAAATCaagtatatgattattttaaaaaatttgttaatattcttctaattatctatataattggATATAATCATTgagattatgtatatatatatatatatatagaattatacatacaaaaaacaattttgtatacatatatatttttttcagaaaataatacGCGACCGCTGATTGACTGCTGTTGACAGCGCATCGCACCAATCAGCTGACATCCATGTAAACTGCTCGTAGAGATTCGCGCACTGCGTGCGACGATTTTATTTGGATAAGAAACTGTGGAAAGATGTGTGCGTTTGCGAACGCTTGATTAGGACGCGACTCAATGGGATACGGATTGTCTGTCAAATACTGCACGAATATTCAGGCGACACAGTTATTTCGGATGCGCTCGACGACATTTTAAGGGAACGTGCGATGTTGTCCTCGACGACGATCTCGATAACACCCCGTCTCGTACTTTCACGAAGACCGCTGAACAGAATGTAAGTGCGTATCGCGTTACGTTAGTTTGTAATGCATTACGCGTTCATCcgtgtattttctttttcattttcgcCGATTTTCCGCGGCATGCATACAATTTTACAACACGCTTTCAATTACTTATTAAGTAAACCGATTCTTCGTtaatgtgttaattttttacaatcgaTTCCCGGCCATTCAATGTTATATCTATCTGTCATATGAACTGACTAATCAGTCATGTATCACAAATGAaagtttacattatttatattatattctgacTTACATAAATTTGCATCACGATTCTACGAATCAATGTTTAAATGTcactgaaaatttttatataattatttgagaattaaatttaaggaATAACAgagttgcaaaaaaatattcaatgaatataagttacatatatatacttatcgacaatattgagaaataagataatattatgcataatgtaatgaatatgaattattaaatgtgtGATATggatagattaatattaattaaaatatgaaaaatatagctTACACATAGTAACTTTagcaaatacaaataaaaaaaaaattctgatatttttatacttttaaaaactataaagagagattaataatattttatataacttttttattaagagcaaaaaatatgaaatgaaactgtgagaaatattttatttaattttttaaattattaattttttttatgttatatataataaccaGATGAGCTCAGAATCTCAATGGCAGTGTTGTGTATTACTGCGATGAAAGATGCCAATTCTTAAAGAGCTGTACTTCTGTTGAAGTGGTTCTGATTCAAGAGGCTGGTGCTAAAGCACAATGAGAGCCATTGTATCAATCGTACTGATCACACTGCTGTGTGGCATAAGTTTAGCCTCTGTCAATGCCACTAAATGTGCTagcagaaagaaaaatgttgaaaatttttcttcaagacAGAACTTGACAGGTGTACCTGAAAATGCATCCAATGACCATAATGTAGGTcatatagtaaattattaaaaaataatttgctttttattgaacaattataattatcctaGATTAATGAAACTTATTTAAcagataaaagaatttagtTGTAAACAACagcttgaatttaatattttgcatgcaaatatttcaaataaaatatataaaataaacaatgtaaatttttaggTAAATGAAGAtgtcaaatttgaaaaatgtaataatttctgTCATGCCTTATGGCTAGAGCATAAGACTGTAAATGGtactgaaattaaaattttatctcaaggtatataatatatttattatacataaacagATTTATAAATGCCATCTGATATAAGCAATTACTGTTATGTTATTTGACATATTGACTAGGTTGCTGGAAACAGTCTGGTGaacaaaaatgtgaaaatacaGAATGTGTTGCACTTGAGAGATCCACAAAAGCTTTGaacaatacaaaattttgttgCTGTCATGGAGATTATTGTAAtcttaatattacaaattccAATTCTGCTGACTCAGATAACAAAATCTCTAATTCTCTTTCCTCACAAAAAAGTCAACCAAGTAAgcttaacaaattaatatcaataatatattaatattaatagtaatttttatcaaaataaataatattatacttataaaatggtttatatttttttacaatgatgattagagaatattattttataatttccagCTACAGAATATCTTGAACAGTCAAACTCTGAACGATGGATGCTTATTATACTAAGTGTCATAGCATGTACATTACTaatgatatgtataatagcgatgattatatacaaaacgtatcataataatattttagcaaGATTAGGAAAACCGTTATCTTATAATGATCAGTTCATGGATAGTCCAGCATTAAGAACTGGTACTTACACAGTTGATCACTTGAAACTCACAACTATTGTAGGTATGtccttttttattaactaccattttgtaaaattaaatgacatctttcttatcatatttaaaatattaaaataagttcaGTTCTCCCTctctacaaattataattttaatcttatcagGTCAAGGACGATATGGATCAGTATGGCAAGGTAGCATGGGGGATCAAGATGTTGCAGTTAAAATATATCCCTCACACTGTCGCAATTATTTTCAGAACGAGagagatatttattgtttaccATTTATGGAGCATCCATCATTATTAAGCTATTATggtttgtattatatattttattgaaattgagataaaaattaaactataatcataataatgtaaataatataaataataataataatatatataaaacttttttgtttttaagtcCTGAATTCTTTCTGAGTCtttaaactaaattataaaataatttaattaatattttaattgtaggTGTGGATGAGAGAATAAGCATGGATGGTAGTGTTGAATATCTTTTAGTATTCAGTTTTGCTCCAGGTGGTAGTTTAACAGACTTGTTACGAACACACACTATTGATTGGACCACATTCTGTAAAATGAGCCTTTCAATAGTTAAAGGACTCGCTTACTTGCATACAGATATACGCAAAGGtggtatgtataaaaaattatttcatcattatataatatcattatataatattatgtaattatatttatttatatatattatatatttatttatatttatatatattatttatatatataatataatatatatataatagagatttatataaatattactgtCTTTTTAGACAAGTTCAAACCATGCATTGCACATAGAGATAtaaattcaagaaatatattaatcaaagcTGATGGTACTTGCTGTATTTGTGATTTGGGTTTGGCAGTTCAAATCTCTGGATCCAAGTATTACTCTAATGGAGAGGAACAACATGctgaattaaaatcaattaatgatGTAagtatcttaatattaataagatattaaagattgtattattataataattattataataataaacctctattaaaatctattatgcTATAATGCTAGGTGGGCACTTTGAGATATATGGCACCAGAAGTATTGGAAGGTGCTGTTAATTTACGAGATTGTGAAAGTTCTTTGAAACAGATAGATGTTTATGCAATGGGATTAGTTCTTTGGGAACTGATTACAAGATGTTCTGATATTTATATTCCTGGATCAGAAGTACCACAATATAAACAGCCATATGAAAATGAAATAggtttgtatatgtaaaatgtctCTTAAAATGTCTATGCTGTTCAAAcaccattttatttataacaaatacatttttattgtatacttCTTAGGTCTTCATCCAACATTTGAACAGATGCAAGTTTTAGTATCGCGTAACAAAGCCAGACCACTTTTAGAGGGTAATTTAGTGGATAGACCGGGGGTGCGTTTAATTAAGGAAACCATGGAAGATTGCTGGGATGCTGATGCGGAAGCTCGTTTAACTGCTTTATGTATAGAAGAACGACTTTCGGAATTGCAGTCTCATCGtggtaatttaatatttaatgaattataatatataatatacagatagtttattattaatatttactgaaAACTACGTACTatgtaaaaatacttttcacattttctaaaaaaaaaacttgtagtAACAATGCATTTTACTGATGGAAGTCCAATGGTGAATTCTCATTGCACCCTAGTGCCTTCAACGACAAACAGTCTTTATAGTGAATCCTCCCATCATGACAATGTACATGTTGTTCAACTTGCATTGAATACAATGCAAGATGGTAATGACAGCACAGTAGCTGAAAACTTAGTTATATTATCACCATCTGACAGTGTTGCTCATGAACACAGTTGTAAGTAAATTGATAAGATATggataaacattatatattctgtaatatatcatttcaatcattcttaatttatatttcagtcAAAAATTCAAATGAAGTAGCGACATATAATCATACTCAAACGCTTCAGCCTTATCAAGGCAGAAATCCATGTatggaaagaaatttaatgttaCAATCAGATTCCTTGGACGACTTGGGCTGTAATGGCAATGTTCTCGTCGATAAATCGCTGAAGCATACGTGTCATGATCAATATAAGGTCGCCACAGAAGCACAAGGTTTGGTTTCACACGATTACTTAAGTCAACACACTCAATTAACGCAACTTAGACCAGCGACGCCTATACCATATGTCCAAAATGTCATTTCCGACGAAGGGTCAAGTTCATGCAGTAAGCGAAAACAAACGAACATACAAGATTCGTCGCTTCAAGAAAGTCCacggaaaaaattatttgcctggcccaatttaaaaaagttgcttattaataaaaagatgtatCCGTACAGCAGATACCAAATAGACAGAGAGGATTCTAAgtctaatttattatcaaagcaaaatattcaaattaaaaccGTCGAAACAAATGTAACAATCTCGCCTGGAGGAAAGTATGTAAATGGTATTGTTGGTAAAACTTCTACCTCGGCAATGCATGTAGAgaagaatgataaaaatatcacgcAAACGGGAAAACAAAAGCAATATGAGACTGATAACACATCCAACGCACGTCCTTCTACTTTGCCACTtgtaaatttaagaaacaaaaagagagaaaacaatCTAAGCAGACAACAGagcattgataaatttaacgaAGTCTTTAATGTGGGTTCAAACATAAACAATGCATTAAAGGATCCACATATGAGAATAAAAACTCCTGGTGATTTGCCACCGTctgttagaaaaattcgtggtCGTGCGCAATCAACGGCGAGATTTTCTCTTTACGACGATCGTATGATGTGCAATATCCTGAACGAAGAAGACGATCGAAATGACAAAGCCATTTGGAATTCAGTGCCATTTGGTATGGATCTCGGTGATAATGATGGGAAACATTCACCAACGAAACTTGGTACCAAAAATGTTACGTGCTTTTAATCAGATATGATATTAATGTGTTTATAAAGTCTTTATGTCTATAGTTTAGTCAGATGAAAGGAATGTTATAGGATACTTTTAGCTTCAATTTATgtacagagagagaaagagagagagaacttaTGTctataattagtaaataagattttatactCAATGCGAATATATTACCATAATATAAGCACAATAaaaaacacaataaaattaaaaagaaatttggaaaagaagaatatatttagaaatttctgCTATTCAATTGGTTTGTCATGTTATATTGATAATGTATTTTGTGCATCATAAGTGCTTTTGCTGAAGTAGATAGTTGAGTATGACAAGAAGTGCACATTACagatagaaaatagaaaatcaaATTGACTTGTGGGCGATCTATATTCATTGAACTGTAAGAAATGAGTTTATTCATTATGACTCTGCTTTCGTATACATGATATTTGTGAATCATCTTTATAGTCAATGTTTCTTTCAAATTGATATttgtagatttaattatttctgtatttGATAAACATGGACAATCAATATTGACACACGTCGTAAGATATTAACATCTCGATGTGTAACTGTCTTTTACTTTTTCCACAACATTTAAAAGACATAATCTCTATGTAATGTGTAAAACAACAATCTCtcttaatgttaatatttgtagaatattctccatttgatattattagaGTTCAAAGACTTTGAAATTATGGACGAAAGTAATGCGaacctaatttttttattattgattttatatatttcacatgaGGATTCAGTGTTTACTCTTTATGCGTGCACGCacgtatataagatataatttaagttttaaataaatcgtgcaaCAAATTTGTTCATTAATATGCAACGATATTTATCAGATATCTACAATTAATACGAATCTACAATTAATACAAAgccattaatattaatataggtgattataattataaagtagaAATAgagtaaaaagatatatttgagCACAAAGTATAATTGTATCgagttatatgaaaattatttttcctgaTCCTGTAAAAGTTCAGTGTAAATATCCGTAGCGTAAAAGAAAACTATTCCAATGCGTTGAATATACTTGTTATGTTATGTTATGTTATGTTGAAGATGTCCTAAAttcttatgttatatattttttgcgcgGTACTTTATTCTAcatgttattattaacaaaattaagataaataatgattatgcaattcataataaagtatgtcttgtcgaaaattttgtttttttatttataataaaacaaatatattagacTTTAAGAAATGTGGATgttatacgaaataaattacagaaaattttacgagaatatttcaaaaagatttataagaattaaaacattttatatattaagcttttgtatatttgtaaaattacgaATGTTCTATGcttctttgatatatttattttttaagtctCTCTGTATTTCTATCTACGTCTATGTaactatataaatcaattgtgTATGTTTATTCTCtctattcaataaattatacatttaaatattctcttcaattatttaaaatttcgtaatttttaattaaatttttttaatttgtaacttctttaaacttgtatatatattaattatattataaaattaaattgcatccattaattatatgttaatttatattcagataaattctttattaattcaatcatgtattttattacatcacatcattttgtaactttattaattacgtaGTATGCCAAAATGACAGGAGCAATCGTAGTTGGTTGCGCATCATAAGTCACGTGTCCTGAATTCCTGAATCTGGCACCACACACTACACTCACGCATGTGCAATGTGCGTAATCTTGGCAATGCCGGACATCACATATCACATGTACTTCATGCTCCATGTAACATCGTAAagaatttttgacaaaaaagttattgctataaaaaattatatgaactattagataaaattaataattatggcTATCGTGAATCTTTTAAGtcgtaatattaattcaacTCATTTATCAAAGTTGCATTTATGCATCTATAGAGTAAGATTCTTAACCTTTAAGTTTTCACCTTTAAGTTTTTTCCaactacttttatatttattaataagaaaatttcacTATgatttgctttatttttttagaaaaatgtgcGGTTTTGGGCGTCACATGCTAAATTTGCTGAACATAAACCATTGGAAAAGCTCAGGAATATTGGTATATCAGCTCACATTGATTCCGGAAAAACTACTTTGACTgaacgtattttatattacactgGTAGAATATCCGAAATGCATGAAGTaagttgtaaaatttatttattatgtattattatatatagatagattgcaaaaattattaaagttaatatatgttattacacTTATATTGTaagatttctataaaatagagATCATAATCTATATAGATATACTTGTTCCTGTTAGGtaagaggaaaagataatatagGTGCAACTATGGACAGCATGGAATTGGAAAGACAGAGAGGAATCACTATCCAATCTGCTGCGACATATACATTATGGAAAGATCATAACATTAATATCATTGATACACCTGGACATGTAGATTTTACAGTGGAAGTTGAAAGAGCTCTACGCGTTTTAGATGGTGCTATACTTGTCCTTTGTGCTGTAGGTGGTGTTCAATCACAGACCTTGACTGTAAATCGACAGATGAAAAGATACAATGTACCCTGTTTAGCATTTATCAATAAGCTAGATAGAATGGGTGCAAATCCAAAGAAAGTCTTACAACAAATGAGAACCAAATTACAGCATAATGCTGCGTTTATTCAATTACCAATTGGTCTAGAAAGTAATACAAAAGGATTAGTTgatttaatttctcaaaaagCAATTTACTTTGAAGGAAACTTCGGAGAATTAATTAGAGAGGATGAAATTCCAAAGGATATGAATGCaggtatgtacatata includes the following:
- the Wit gene encoding uncharacterized protein Wit, which produces MRAIVSIVLITLLCGISLASVNATKCASRKKNVENFSSRQNLTGVPENASNDHNVNEDVKFEKCNNFCHALWLEHKTVNGTEIKILSQGCWKQSGEQKCENTECVALERSTKALNNTKFCCCHGDYCNLNITNSNSADSDNKISNSLSSQKSQPTTEYLEQSNSERWMLIILSVIACTLLMICIIAMIIYKTYHNNILARLGKPLSYNDQFMDSPALRTGTYTVDHLKLTTIVGQGRYGSVWQGSMGDQDVAVKIYPSHCRNYFQNERDIYCLPFMEHPSLLSYYGVDERISMDGSVEYLLVFSFAPGGSLTDLLRTHTIDWTTFCKMSLSIVKGLAYLHTDIRKGDKFKPCIAHRDINSRNILIKADGTCCICDLGLAVQISGSKYYSNGEEQHAELKSINDVGTLRYMAPEVLEGAVNLRDCESSLKQIDVYAMGLVLWELITRCSDIYIPGSEVPQYKQPYENEIGLHPTFEQMQVLVSRNKARPLLEGNLVDRPGVRLIKETMEDCWDADAEARLTALCIEERLSELQSHRVTMHFTDGSPMVNSHCTLVPSTTNSLYSESSHHDNVHVVQLALNTMQDGNDSTVAENLVILSPSDSVAHEHSFKNSNEVATYNHTQTLQPYQGRNPCMERNLMLQSDSLDDLGCNGNVLVDKSLKHTCHDQYKVATEAQGLVSHDYLSQHTQLTQLRPATPIPYVQNVISDEGSSSCSKRKQTNIQDSSLQESPRKKLFAWPNLKKLLINKKMYPYSRYQIDREDSKSNLLSKQNIQIKTVETNVTISPGGKYVNGIVGKTSTSAMHVEKNDKNITQTGKQKQYETDNTSNARPSTLPLVNLRNKKRENNLSRQQSIDKFNEVFNVGSNINNALKDPHMRIKTPGDLPPSVRKIRGRAQSTARFSLYDDRMMCNILNEEDDRNDKAIWNSVPFGMDLGDNDGKHSPTKLGTKNVTCF